Proteins encoded in a region of the Lysobacterales bacterium genome:
- a CDS encoding PAS domain-containing sensor histidine kinase: MPARFAPFQRLATPLLLIDAAQQIRELNPACSAWLGLSRRRLLDQPLALIDGGEGELVAAAAEVLHQQTSLRGRHLRLKREGDERFAEVYLTPFEPSPELSAGGLLIEFHPADAFPGADPSVLPAALHAALKGLAHEVRNPLAGLKGAAQLLGRRIEDADSRRYVEVILTETARLTDLVERLLTPTAPRELVATNVHSVLERVRLLAEAEAGWSVQLLRDYDPSLPELPADADRLAQALWNLVRNALQSGASIVRLRSRAEHGVLIGESRYRLALKLEVEDNGRGVPESLAERIFLPLVSGRPEGSGLGLALAQQVAREHGGALSFRSRPGHTVFSLLLPVRDEHREDLHHGN, from the coding sequence ATGCCCGCTCGCTTCGCCCCCTTCCAGCGGTTGGCTACCCCTCTGCTGCTGATCGATGCAGCGCAGCAGATTCGCGAACTCAACCCCGCCTGCTCGGCCTGGCTGGGTCTCTCGCGCCGGCGCCTGCTCGACCAGCCCCTGGCCCTCATCGACGGCGGCGAAGGCGAACTGGTGGCCGCAGCCGCCGAGGTGCTGCACCAGCAGACCTCGCTGCGCGGTCGTCACCTGCGTCTGAAGCGTGAAGGCGATGAGCGCTTCGCCGAGGTCTACCTGACCCCCTTCGAGCCCTCGCCCGAGCTGTCTGCGGGCGGCCTGCTGATCGAGTTCCACCCGGCCGACGCCTTCCCGGGTGCCGACCCCAGCGTGCTGCCGGCCGCCCTGCACGCGGCCCTGAAGGGCCTGGCGCACGAGGTGCGCAATCCGCTGGCGGGCTTGAAGGGCGCAGCCCAGCTGCTGGGGCGGCGAATCGAGGACGCCGACAGCCGCCGCTACGTGGAGGTCATCCTGACCGAGACGGCACGTCTCACCGACCTGGTCGAACGCCTGCTGACGCCGACCGCGCCGCGTGAGCTGGTCGCCACCAACGTCCACTCGGTGTTGGAGCGCGTGCGCCTGCTCGCCGAGGCCGAGGCGGGCTGGTCGGTGCAGCTGCTGCGCGATTACGACCCCAGCCTGCCCGAGCTGCCGGCCGACGCCGACCGGCTGGCGCAGGCGCTGTGGAACCTCGTCCGCAACGCCCTGCAGAGCGGCGCCTCGATCGTGCGCCTGCGCTCGCGCGCCGAGCACGGCGTGCTGATCGGCGAGTCGCGCTACCGGCTCGCGCTGAAGCTCGAAGTCGAGGACAACGGTCGCGGTGTGCCGGAGTCTTTGGCCGAACGCATCTTCCTGCCCCTGGTGTCGGGCCGGCCGGAAGGCTCGGGGCTCGGCCTCGCGCTGGCCCAGCAGGTCGCGCGCGAGCACGGCGGCGCGCTCAGCTTCCGCTCGCGTCCGGGGCACACGGTCTTCTCCCTGCTGCTGCCGGTGCGCGATGAGCACCGCGAGGATCTGCACCATGGCAACTAG